One Dictyostelium discoideum AX4 chromosome 3 chromosome, whole genome shotgun sequence genomic region harbors:
- the selD gene encoding selenide water dikinase: MSISIKDKKEELLCRLTDFTKLKGUGCKVPQAELLSLLDGIGEGIGYDCSISQTKFPDIVMIQTTDFFFPLVDDPYFQGKIACANVLSDLYSFGIEDCDNMLMLLACSTDMTAEQRQWSSKLMIQGFNDQAICAGSKVSGGQTVKNPWPIVGGVATSILKTNEFIKPVNAVPGDVLVLTKPLGTQVCVNFHQWLSKPERWEKINTITNAEECEQVFNYATLSMARLNRVGARLMKKYNAHAATDVTGFGILGHSTNLAQNQLLPIRFEIHTLPIIKHMKKLEDHLNHPFKLLKGTSAETSGGLLISMSRENAEAFCKEIYEIEKQPAWIIGDVIDQSSNYDRSKNTSIILENPKIIEVEPNTNF; encoded by the exons ATGTCAATAAGTATAAAAGATAAGAAAGAAGAATTGCTCTGTAGATTAACAGATTTTACTAAATTAAAAGGGTGAGGATGTAAAGTACCACAAGCAGAGTTGCTCTCTCTACTTGATGGTATAGGTGAAGGTATTGGTTATGATTGTAGTATTTCACAAACAAAATTCCCTGATATTGTTATGATTCAAACAACAGAT ttcttTTTCCCGTTAGTTGATGATCCATATTTCCAAGGTAAAATTGCATGTGCCAATGTTTTATCAGATCTTTATTCATTTGGTATTGAAGATTGTGATAATATGTTAATGTTATTAGCATGTTCAACTGATATGACAGCAGAACAAAGACAATGGTCATCGAAATTGATGATACAAGGATTCAATGATCAGGCAATTTGCGCAGGTAGTAAAGTTAGTGGTGGTCAAACCGTAAAGAATCCATGGCCGATAGTTGGTGGTGTTGCAACTTCCATTTTAAAGACCAACGAATTTATAAAGCCAGTGAATGCTGTCCCCGGTGACGTATTAGTATTAACCAAGCCTCTAGGCACACAAGTTTGTGTAAACTTTCATCAATGGTTATCTAAACCAGAACGTTGGGAAAAGATCAACACAATTACAAATGCAGAAGAATGTGAACAAGTATTCAACTATGCAACACTGTCAATGGCAAGATTGAATAGGGTAGGCGCAAGACTAATGAAAAAGTATAATGCTCATGCCGCCACCGATGTCACTGGTTTCGGTATATTGGGTCATTCAACTAATTTGGCTCAAAATCAACTCTTACCAATTCGTTTTGAAATTCATACATTACCAATCATTAAACATATGAAAAAGTTGGAAgatcatttaaatcatccattcaaattattaaaaggtaCTTCAGCTGAAACTTCTGgtggtttattaatttcaatgtcTCGCGAAAATGCTGAAGCTTTTTGTAAAGAAATctatgaaattgaaaaacaaccAGCTTGGATCATTGGTGATGTAATCGATCAATCCTCAAATTATGATAGATCTAAAAATACTTCAATCATTTTAGAAAATCCAAAAATTATTGAAGTTGAACCAAATacaaatttttga
- the psmA1 gene encoding 20S proteasome subunit C2, translating to MYRNQYDSDITTFSPSGRIHQIEYAMEAVKQGGAAVALKSKQFAVLVSLKRSSSELGSYQKKIFVVDDHVGIAISGLTADARMLCNYMRNECSNYNYVYESQMRVERLVTKVADKHQVHTQRYGRRPYGVGLLVAGYDQLGAHIYQTCPSGNFYDYKSISIGSRSQSAKTYLEKHFESFEECTLEQLITHGLRALRETIPNTDDTLNSKNVSIGIVGEGQPFKIIEEADAQPYLNLLENEEPVEMQTN from the exons atgtaTCGTAATCAATATGATAGTGATATTACTACCTTTTCACCAAGTGGTAGAATTCATCAAATAGAGTATGCAATGGAAGCAGTAAAACAAGGTGGTGCAGCAGTTGCATTAAAATCCAAACAATTTGCAGTTTTAGTATCATTAAAGAGATCATCATCCGAATTAGGTTCATATCAAAAGAAGATTTTTGTAGTTGATGATCATGTTGGTATTGCAATTTCAGGTTTAACTGCTGATGCTCGTATGTTATGTAATTATATGAGAAATGAATGTTCAAATTATAACTATGTTTATGAATCCCAAATGAGAGTAGAACGTTTAGTTACAAAAGTTGCTGACA aacaTCAAGTACATACTCAAAGATATGGTAGAAGACCATATGGTGTTGGTTTATTAGTAGCTGGTTATGATCAATTAGGAGCACATATCTATCAAACATGTCCATCTGGTAATTTTTATgattataaatcaatttcaattggatCAAGATCACAATCTGCTAAAACTTATCTTGAAAAACattttgaatcatttgaagAATGTACATTAGAACAATTAATTACTCATGGTTTACGTGCACTTAGAGAAACTATACCAAATACTGACGATAccttaaattctaaaaatgttTCAATTGGTATCGTTGGTGAAGGTCAACCATTCAAAATCATTGAAGAAGCTGATGCTCAACCATAT cTTAATTTACTTGAAAATGAAGAGCCAGTTGAAATGcaaacaaattaa
- the CYP508B1 gene encoding cytochrome P450 family protein, translating to MLFNIFLYLFIFCIVSSGIKKYKKIHKNELSGPFPIPLLGNLHQLGKEPHYTLTKMHNVYGEIFRLHFGDVYTVVVSDPILIREMFVDNHENFKYRPLLPTFKFGAGGDHGLSLSNERWERTRELVQNAMKRTSIKKIYDMLDSQVYELIKSMKQYQVTGNPFEIHLYAQRFTLSIMFKYIFNEDISYDEDITKGKIAELVQPMDQIFKSLGSGKLGDFISIAQPFYYQWLKFSDKQFNGPFSTVKKFIYKRYLEHINTIDHDNPRDLMDLLINEFSNDKNLIPTILQTSLDMFLAGNDTTAASIIWFVLRMQEHPEIQLKAYNEIKDAVGDRDRVLLSDRPKTPYLNAIIKEILRLNPVGPFGLPHRSSNDIVIGNGKYFIPKDSQILVNYRGLGFNEKYFENPSQFDPSRFLNKNNDAYMPFGVGDRKCVGLQLAGDEQYLSFSNILLNFNLKNIGTPVSDYEEFGLTLKPNKFKVLLESRK from the exons atgttatttaatatatttttatatttatttatattttgtatTGTTAGCTCCGGC attaaaaaatataagaaaattcataaaaatgaattatcagGACCATTTCCAATTCCATTACTTGGAAATTTACATCAATTAGGAAAAGAACCACATTATACATTAACAAAAATGCATAATGTTTATGGTGAAATTTTTAGATTACATTTTGGTGATGTTTATACAGTTGTAGTTTCAgatccaattttaattagGGAAATGTTTGTTGATAAtcatgaaaattttaaatatcgtccattattaccaacatttaaatttggtgcTGGTGGTGATCACggtttatcattatcaaatgaacGTTGGGAAAGAACTAGAGAATTAGTACAAAATGCAATGAAAAgaacatcaattaaaaagatttatgATATGTTGGATAGCCAAGtttatgaattaattaaatcaatgaaACAGTATCAAGTCACTGGTAACCCATTTGAAATTCATTTATATGCACAACGTTTTACATTATCAATAatgtttaaatatatttttaatgagGATATTTCATATGATGAGGATATTACCAAAGGCAAGATAGCAGAATTGGTTCAACCAATGGACcaaattttcaaatcattAGGGTCTGGTAAATTAGGTGACTTTATATCAATCGCTCAACCATTCTATTATCAATGGTTAAAATTCTCAGATAAACAATTTAATGGACCATTTTCAACagttaaaaaattcatttataaaagatatttagAACATATAAATACAATTGATCATGATAATCCACGTGATTTAatggatttattaattaatgaattttcaaatgataaaaatttaattccaaCAATTTTACAAACTTCACTTGATATGTTTTTAGCTGGAAAT gATACAACAGCAGCAAGTATAATTTGGTTTGTATTAAGAATGCAAGAACATCcagaaattcaattaaaagcttataatgaaattaaagatgcTGTAGGCGATAGAGATAGAGTATTATTATCAGATCGTCCAAAAACACCATATTTAAATGCAATTATTAAAGAGATATTACGTTTAAATCCAGTTGGACCATTTGGATTACCACATCGTTCATCAAATGATATCGTAATTGGTAATGGTAAGTATTTCATTCCAAAAGATTCACAAATTCTTGTTAATTATAGAGGTTTAGGATTCAATGAAAAATACTTTGAAAATCCTTCACAATTCGATCCATcaagatttttaaataaaaataatgatgcaTACATGCCATTTGGTGTTGGTGATAGAAAATGTGTTGGTTTACAATTAGCAGGTGATGAAcaatatttatcattttcaaatattttattaaattttaatttaaaaaatattggtaCACCAGTTTCTGATTATGAAGAATTTGGTTTAActttaaaaccaaataaatttaaagtatTACTTGAatcaagaaaataa